A part of Paenibacillus sp. sptzw28 genomic DNA contains:
- a CDS encoding ABC transporter ATP-binding protein has translation MIIHDVSFDVRAGEIFGFLGPNGSGKTTTIRMLVDLIKPTAGEIFICGHNVHRDPEEALRHIGCIVENPEVYTFMTGWENLEHFARMQPGIDAARIQEVVEVVGLDQRIQDKVKTYSLGMRQRLGIAQALLGRPKLLILDEPTNGLDPKGIKELREFIRMLAGQGMSLFISSHLLSEIQLMCDRVAIISQGRVLAVGTVDELVEQAGTYVVWQFDQPEAGRRLLASEQELQFIGDDEHRIDEGIIAGLKHAIITTMRVDRIPFVVEKAVRAGIGVMSVQRIAPTLEELFLQMTEGERIG, from the coding sequence ATGATTATCCATGATGTTTCTTTCGATGTGCGGGCAGGCGAAATATTCGGGTTTCTCGGACCGAACGGTTCCGGTAAAACAACGACTATCCGGATGCTGGTCGATCTTATCAAACCGACAGCGGGCGAAATCTTTATCTGCGGGCACAATGTTCACAGGGATCCCGAGGAAGCGCTTCGCCATATCGGCTGTATTGTCGAGAACCCGGAGGTCTATACTTTCATGACGGGCTGGGAGAACCTTGAGCATTTTGCGCGTATGCAGCCGGGGATCGACGCGGCCCGCATTCAAGAGGTTGTGGAGGTCGTAGGTCTTGATCAGCGGATACAAGATAAAGTAAAGACTTATTCACTCGGCATGCGGCAGCGGCTTGGAATAGCGCAAGCGCTGCTCGGGCGTCCGAAGCTGCTCATTCTGGACGAGCCGACGAACGGGCTTGACCCGAAGGGGATCAAGGAATTGAGAGAGTTTATCCGTATGCTCGCCGGCCAAGGGATGAGCCTGTTTATTTCGAGTCATTTGCTCAGCGAAATTCAGCTCATGTGCGACCGCGTCGCGATTATCAGTCAGGGCCGCGTCCTTGCGGTGGGAACGGTGGATGAGCTTGTCGAGCAAGCCGGCACTTACGTGGTGTGGCAGTTTGACCAACCGGAAGCGGGCAGGCGGCTGCTGGCGTCCGAACAGGAGCTGCAGTTTATCGGCGACGACGAGCACCGGATCGACGAAGGCATCATTGCAGGCTTGAAGCATGCGATTATCACCACGATGCGCGTCGATCGGATACCGTTTGTAGTTGAGAAAGCGGTGCGCGCCGGCATTGGGGTCATGTCCGTACAGCGAATTGCCCCTACCCTTGAGGAGTTATTTCTGCAAATGACGGAGGGGGAGAGAATTGGATAG
- a CDS encoding ABC transporter permease, whose protein sequence is MDRMLPLIQNETLKIWKKKRFYVVILVLLVLIPIFTYAQVKIAENNKKNFKDWRNQLVQQINDYQNALSSERIPEDWKRYRKIAVQQLQYYLDHDVNPNSPDGVTFTRGFMENSVSLFYPLLVLAIASDLVSGERSTGTIKMLLTRPVRRWKILFSKLVALTLYVSLIVVTSGILSYLISGAFFGYTGWDMPVFTGFVIHGSTVDDAYVHAVPQWLYILMQSGLIWVSSMTVAILALMVSVLIRSSAASIVTMMAAVIAGTILSSMSSSWESAKYLFAVNLDLTNYLSGSPPPINGMTLSFSLITLAAWAIGGLIVSFGVFTKQDILN, encoded by the coding sequence TTGGATAGAATGCTGCCGCTTATTCAGAATGAGACGCTGAAAATTTGGAAAAAAAAACGCTTTTACGTTGTCATTCTCGTACTGCTCGTACTTATCCCGATATTTACTTACGCTCAGGTGAAAATCGCCGAAAACAACAAGAAAAACTTTAAAGATTGGCGGAATCAGCTGGTTCAGCAAATTAACGATTACCAGAATGCGCTTTCCAGCGAGAGAATCCCGGAAGATTGGAAACGATACCGTAAAATTGCGGTTCAGCAGCTTCAGTATTATCTCGATCATGACGTTAATCCCAATTCGCCTGACGGCGTTACCTTCACACGCGGCTTTATGGAAAATTCCGTTTCATTGTTTTACCCGCTGCTCGTGCTTGCGATCGCATCCGATCTTGTTTCGGGAGAACGCTCGACCGGTACCATCAAGATGCTGTTGACCAGACCCGTCCGCAGGTGGAAAATCTTATTCAGCAAGCTGGTGGCGCTGACGCTCTACGTTTCACTAATCGTCGTGACGAGCGGCATCCTCAGTTATCTCATTTCTGGCGCTTTTTTTGGATATACTGGTTGGGATATGCCGGTATTCACCGGTTTCGTCATTCACGGCTCGACGGTCGACGACGCTTACGTACACGCGGTTCCTCAATGGCTATACATTCTGATGCAATCCGGTCTTATCTGGGTCTCCTCCATGACAGTGGCCATATTGGCGCTTATGGTATCGGTTCTCATCAGAAGCTCGGCGGCAAGCATTGTGACCATGATGGCGGCGGTTATCGCCGGAACGATTCTCTCCAGTATGTCCTCGTCTTGGGAAAGCGCAAAATACTTGTTTGCCGTGAACCTCGATTTGACCAATTATTTGTCCGGTTCGCCGCCCCCGATCAACGGGATGACGCTCTCATTTTCACTCATAACATTGGCGGCTTGGGCGATTGGCGGTCTGATCGTTTCGTTCGGCGTCTTTACGAAACAGGACATCTTGAATTAG